GCTGTCGTTCGGGAGCGAACATTGAAACCGCAGTGCCAGACGAGTTGCTACGCCGGCACTTTTGCAGTCCTAATTAAGcgtgcagtgatttttttttcgctcacagAGCAAATTGGTTAGAATCCTATAAACCCGAGTATTCGCAAAACGATGTTACGCTAGAACGATACGTAAGATTATTAGCGAACACGGCCGGCCTATGGCAAGTAGCAATTACCAACGAAAAGCATTGCCTATGCGGGCCACCGATTTTGGGCTAAGCGGTGTTTCACTCCGCTCACCTGTTTTGCTGCTTCATGGTTCGGTAGATTTCGTGCTGAAAGCTCCCAGTTCCCTCGAAAAACGCACTGTCCCCAGATAGGTCTGCGAACCACACTTGTCCTCCTGGGCCAAAAAATAGGTGACAGATGCACACTTTGTACATTATGTAGGCAACTAAAGAACGATGTACACTACTCTGCGGTGAAAGTGAAGGTGTATTCATGTCCTTAGTATAGGATGTGACCCCGCTTTTCGTGTGTCATCGTCTAGGGCGGAAAGGATAAAAAAGCTGGGATTACGGGGCATGGTACAGCTCATTGAAAGAGTAGAGAGACAAATGGGCCTACATGCTTTTTCGATAGTCCTGTTTATGTTCATAAGCATACCTACTCGCCTATATATACAACACAACAAGCTCTCGTAACTTTTGTTTTTATATAAACCCCTGTCTCCCTTGGGTTTCACAGGCTACCTTTGAAAACAGCGGTGCCGAGAAGACCATGAAATGATGCTTAAACCACGGTGTCCTTTCGCGTGTGAGCTTTAATTATTGGCACCTTCCAGGGCGAACTAAGCACCCAACTACTGATCGGCGTGTTTTAGAATAATTGTGGCCTCTGTGCCTacgtaaaaaacaaaaataaacgtaATCCCAATGGAGTGGCTAAAGTTGCCGCGGCATTTTTAGTTGTCACACGTGGCCACTCACATAGGGGCCCTGAAACCGGTGGACGCCTTGGAATCAGTGCAATGCTTTTTGAGGCATAAACCTAGATTGTGGGGTTAATCCCCTCGAGACTGCATAGTGGGTTATACAGTATGAGTTACACAGTATACTCGGGAGGGACACTTAGTGGGGGGTAGGGCGGGCGAGGGATGAACATGTTTGCGTATAATTTTGTCCCACTGGTGCTGTTGATCCTGCGCCAAAACACGGCAAAAGATCGTTCTTGCATTCTGCACCCTTCACGAGGAACAAATTCCGGAATCCATTTTTAAGGGACCTCATATGAAAGGATGAATGCTTAGAGGCCTCTCATATTACTCTTGAACGCTGGGCGGGAACCGGTAGCAATGCACGTGGTGCTAAGTCCTCCCATAGCGTCAACGTAGGTTTAATTTCTTTTAGCTTAATTTCTATTTCACGGCACGCTGGCTTTCACTTTCCTACGGGCGCGCTAACACTGGCAAAACACGACAGGCTGTCGCAAAGTCAAGGTCGCTAGTGGGTCGCTTTGGCCGAAAACATCTCGGAACAGCGAAAATAAGGCCGGTGTAGAAGCGTTCGCTGAGGGTGGCGGCCGTGGCATCCATACCAATGAGTGTCCGCGACAGCGTGAAGTCTATCACCGACGCCTTCACGCCGGCAGTGCGCACTTGAACTCTCCGGCCGCGAAGCAGGAACTCGGCAAACTCTTGCTGCGTGGTATTGACCAGCACGTTGCCGCAGTGCAGGTCTCTGTGCTCGAACTGCAGCTCAACTTCGGCCACAGCCAGTGAACAGGCGAGCTGGAGGAACACACTCTCGAACTGCATGATCAGCATCTGCGGGGACGTGCGCCACACCCTTTCTTTATCTACATACACCGTAGGACTACCGTAGCGAGTACAGGCGCAATTTTCGTGCAAGTAATACATGCTTGCAGTAGTAAAGGCCAGACAATCGTGGGCTGCTCTTCTGTAAATCGCCAGTGCCTGTGCAATAATTTTAGAAACAATTTTTGACTACATGGCTTAATTTCGGAAAACGCCGCGAAAAATTTGTGCAGGAAGGCCCGGCACAGAGCACTCAGGGAAGACGTAtttatctttttatttttttaaccgTTAAGGATGGCGCGATTTGGATAATTCTGAGTTCAATAACATCTTATTGCAACAATGCACATGGCAGTGTGGAAGCTTTCAAGTAATTAAGATTAAATTATTGAGTAGAACGTTCCGAAGATTCAGGAGCAACCCCCAGACTGACACCATGGTAGAGAAGGGGCTCCACATTAACCCCCCACCTCGTGAAGTTTTTAAACGCGCGCCCAAAGCATGGTACGCATGAtctgaatgcggccgccgtggccaagaatcgaacccccgacctcgttcgtgctcagcagcagaacgccacacaCCCGCTTAACTTCCACGGTGGGGGATTTGAACTAGTGCTACCACAGCGATTGAAGGTGAAAGTACTTTAGAAGCATACATTACAACAACAGTGTCTCATTGCAATAACATCTGTAAGCCAGAAGCCTTTGGCTGCCTCACATACATCCCTTACCGCACAATCACTTCGAATGCGCAAGCGGACTGGTACTACAATCATCTAAAGCGCTTATCCAACCAGAAAGAGCGCTTCTATCACTTAGCAAAATCAACGCCTTCTGATACGCGCTGGGCAGCATATAaatcaaattaaattatggggttttacgtgccaaaaccagttctgattatgaggcacgccgtagtgggggactccggaaatttggaccacctggggttctttaacgtgcacctaaatctaagtacacgggtgttttcgcatttcgcccccatcgaaatgcggccgccgtggccgggattcgatcccgcgacctcgtgctcagcagcccaacaccataaccactgagcaaccacggcgggtagcataTAAATCCGCTTCAGATATCTATATAGCAGCTCTAAAAACTGCTCAACGCAGCTACTTGTTTGGTACACTACCTGAAATACTAACAAAAAATCTTAAGTTCTGGCGAACAATAAACCCAACAACTAATTATGCTATTTCACTAGCAGATTCATCTAGAAATGCTGTTTCCGAGAACATATGCGCCACGATTCTTAACGATTCATTTACAAGTCAATTTTCGAAAACTGGCAATATTGAACTTCCTATCGCATACCAGTACAAATACTTACCAATGCATCCTGTgattgttgaggtacctggaatTAACAAGttactagatagatagatagatagatagatagatagatagatagatagatagatagatagatagagagccgtgtggatcaaagagcaaactggcatagccgatattctaattgacattaagagaaaaaaatggagctgggcaggccatgtaatgcgtaggatggataaccgctggaccattagagttacagaatgggtgccaagagaagggaagcgcagtcgaggacggcagtaaactaggtAGGGTGGTGAAGTAAGGAactttgcagacgcaagttggaatcagctagcgcaagaaagggttgttggagatggcagggagaggccttcgtcctgcagtggacataaatataggctgatgatgatgataatttaccGTATCATTCGTCATATGGTTTCGACTGCATTAACAGTAAATTCCTTAAAAGCACTAGCCTCTTTAGTTCCATGATAATGACAAACATTTTCCAACAATCCCTAAACTCATGTGAGCTTCCAAAGGaatggaaaattgggaaggtggttccaatcttTAAATCTGGCCCCAGAAACTCGCCTCTTTATTATCGACCCATATTCCTTACAACTAGCTGCCGTGAATTGTTAGAGCATCTAGTTTTCACGAATCTGGCCAGCTTACTACAGTCTAACCCATATTTTACTACCGCATAGCATGGTTATCGAAAATAATATTTCAGCAAAACTCAACTGGTATCTTTTACTCATCAGCTGCATCGCATCCTGGATCGCTCATCCTGCGCTGTCTTCTTTGATTTTAATAAACAATTTGATAAAGTATACCATAATCTACTGCATTCTAAACTAAGATCACTAAATATCGACCCCAACCTTCAAAAATGTATAGAATCTTTCCTTACTAACCGCTTCCAGTTCGTTACTGCTAATGGTCGTAACACTCCCCTCACTGAAGTTCAATCAGGTAtaccacaagggtctgtgctGGGACCACTATTATTTATTATCTACTATATTAACGACCCAACAGTTACAATATCTTCTTACATctgttcgcagatgactgtgttatctTCCGGGAAGTTATCAACACTCATGATACTTTAACACTCCAGGCTGATTAGGATAATATAGTTGACTGGTGCGTGAAGTGGCTAATGGGATTAAATattaacaaatgtaaaataatgcgcatatccagatctaattctactcCTAGCACCTGCCATCTTAACAACGTTACCTTATATttcgtcatgtcatataaatatatTGCTGTACAcgttacaaataacttaaattgggcCACACATATGGAGTAcgtcattaacaatgctaatcgcatgctcgCGTACTTACTgtgcaacttttccaaagcaccgccTACTTtaaactacagctttacaagactctaATACGCTCGAAACttaaatatgcaactgcaatatGGGTTTCCAGTCACGTTAATCtcattacttcacttgaactagtacaaaaaaACTACCCGTTTCaatatttctaattataaccgtaccgcgagtataacctcggtgaaaactaacctagcacttattccactagctAACCGCCGCAAGGTctttcgctatttcataaaattttccatcacatCACACTTCACGACAATTTATAATGTGGCCTCGGTACATTTCAAACCGCCTCGATCATGGCAATAAGGTAGCCATTGGTTCATCTCACACGACGTCTTTCTTTCACTCTTTAATCCTCCGTACATcgcaggaatggaaccacctgacctcaagtatcgtagccatcaccgataacaaactttttcACGAAACATTAGCTAACGTTGCATATTCAGGATAACCATTGTattaccagaactcactgcaATTGTTCGTTTGATTTGCTTTGCTCTACTACTCTGTAACCACTCTCCTCTTTAATGCCACAAAGCCCTGAgggtatttaaataaataaaatatgataGGCGTTAAAACGAGCGAAAAAGCACCGACGACAGCGCAGGCGGGTCTCCAGTCTACACGAACGATGTCGATTTGAGGTTTTCGGCAAGATCAGATCATATAGTAGACCCGGTGGAAATGTGTTTTTTTCGTCCACACTGATACGTATGGAGCAAGTCGCGGTACTTTTCGAGGGTTACGCATGGCCAGTGCTCGCGAACAAATAATTTGTGCCCCCACATTGACGACCGAATTTGTTGTCGACAATGGCAAAACGTAAGGCAGGCCGCACGTATGTCGATTGCACGAGAACCAGCCTGCGACATAATGAAGCCGTCAGTACCTGTGATTACGAACTGATTAAAGGCATGCTGGATTTGAGAGTCGACCAAAACACGAACGATGTACTCAAAAAAAAGTGTCATGTGGCACGGCTTGCCAGAGAATTGAGGCAGTTTCGTACAGTCGCGCTGACTTGCGCCGATGCCCGCAGTCAACTTTCAATTAGTATGTTTCTTAGGCACGCTGCATCAACTCCTCTCTATATACACTAGTTTACCATGCTCGCTACAGACACGCTGGCATGTTTATTTATTGCATCTAGATTCGCACAAGCTTTAcagaaaaaagtacccgattacAATTATTTCATTGAAAAttgtaattgattacagttaACAATTACTGCACCACAAAAGCAATTATTGTCCAAAAGTAATCGATTAGTTCTGCGTTACTCTCCTCCAAACATTCTAACATTTCGCAGATACAGTTCAAAGAGATGGCCTGGCATTTTTCAGTGCGTCTTCTGCAACTCTTCGCACATTATTTATAACCACTAACAATTGCTTGTCAAAACTTTCGTTGGCCTTCTTCCCTCGGTTTTGTTGTAAAGACATCAGCAGCGACACTGACAACTCGCTCGACGTGCGCGCTGCAGGGAAGGGCCATGTTGTAACGTACGGAacatcttgcgcacaacgttgtCTTTACTCAGCGTCTGTGTCTTCTATCAGGCGCGACGCTTCATTGTTACTCTATAGTGGGCCAATGAAAAGCTTAAAAATAAAATCGTCCGTAGCTGATTGCCTGTGACTAGCAAGTGATAGCAAGTGACTCAAGCTGGTGCGAAACCGGTTCATCGAATAGCGGCACACAtgcagcgacccaagttggtccgaccgATGGTTTCTAACCCTGCTCTCTTATCAAGCAGCCCGATGTCCTACCCATTATGCCACGGACTACCAAGTTGGTGGGAAAGCGGTTAGACGAAAAAGTCCCTTGAAAATGCGCGATGTTGCCAAAGAATGCCAATAGAATGCTGAGCTCCTGCGTTTGCCTGTCTTAGCATGCGCATCCGCCAGTTTCCGCTAAATTCACGTTCCCAAACCAGTGTCGCCCGTTAACGCTTGACCCTTGAAGAAATCAACTCATTACTTGTAATTGATTACTGAAAAAAGTCCTTCGATTAAAGTGAGCGTTActgagtaaacaaagtaatcgttaATTTACAAGTTTATCCAAAATGTAATTGTTTAAAATTAGTTACGTGTATTCGTTACGTAGAAGTCTGGTTGCATCCCATTCTCGTGTGCTTGTACAGATGTATAGTACAGACGGCGAGATGCCTAAATGACATGATCGTAAACAAAAATTAGAGGGCCACGTGGATGGGCATCTCTCGGTGTACTGACATGTCTGGGGGCGTGAACCAGTGTTAAGTGTTGCACAACATCGTTGAACAATGGAACAACACCAGACAGCGATTCAGTGGTCCAGCTGCGTGGTGTACAAGAGTGGATAGAAACACGTGAGTGGAAGCCATGTCCGATTGCGAAGGGGGGTCCGATTGCAAGCTGTGCCGACAGCATCATTAAGAAATGACCTATTTGGACTCTGCAGCAGTACAGGAGCGGTTATCTAGCCTTCTCTCGACTGTGGGCTATTTGAGTCGAGTGCGTGCATAAATGTCAGCCCACCGTTTATGTCTGTCTTTCTGTGTCCTTGTCACATAGCGATATGTGGTTCTCTGTAATGTCAAAATCAACAAGGCTATAAGTCCGCTCATGAGCCCGAAGGTCTGCTTTGATAAAATAGCCACATCTTTGTCTTGATAGCGCGTAAAAAGTGATGCTCATGTCGAGCAATCGGCACAACACACAGCACGTCACTATACGCATCGTTGGTCTTGTATACTTAATTGTCACATCTCCGTCGCAATGTATGGATATAACACGGTTATTTTCTTTTCACAGTACTACTGCATAAAAACATCGCTGAATAGTACCACCGCAAGAATAGTGTGCAGTGGAGCTCAGTAAACAAGCCATCACTAGCACGCACAGTGACAGTCGACGCGTGGTTATAGAGCAACACTAATTCCTGTGGCCCAGATTCCATACCTTGGCACATTCCAGAGGTGTTCCTCCGAACTCGAGCTCGAGCAGGACGTAGTATTGGGTCGCCCCAAGTAACGCTGAAAAAGACCACGGAAATAAGTATGGAAGCAGAAAACACAGGCACACCGATATTTTGTCACGgatttcgcaagcaaaaaaaaaaaacgctaaaacACTCCGAAAGTTCCAAAGTCGTAATAATGATAAAAATGCGTCATGTCACCTGCCACATTAAGAATCCAAGTCATGATACATTGTACATATCATTGATTTTCTATCACTGTGGCCGATCTGCTATGCATCGAATTGTTCTAAGTGCAACCGAACCACAGAACACTTAGCTGAAAAATACATACCCTCCCATAGGGCTATAATGGCCGCGGAAATGTGCTATTATAGCGCTAATCTGTATACTGGTGTTCGGTGTGAACACTGTGCGCATGCGCATATGCTCGTTTGGATTTCATTTCCGGTTTCGGTTACGTGCGCACTGATGCGTGTTCTGCCGCGAAGCGCCCACATGTGTAATCCAATCTTTCCTTGCGCCAAGAAGTCCATCGTAATGGCCCCTTTCGGGAcgcaaaagttttttttcttcataaccAATCACATTTCGATTCAATTCGTATTATCGTAACTACGTTCGCCGCGCTTAGCAACTTTCAATTGTGTGGGATGGTATCTGGAATACTTCGATCCTTACATTATTCACGAGCCAAATGTGATGGAAAGAAATGTATTAAGTAGACATTATCACGCAAACACCAGAAGTATCGCACAAGTTGTGTTTTCAGACACTCATTCACGTGCTTTGTGTAGATTCAAGTACACTGTGCGGTTATTCTGTCATTTGAtatcagcgtttttttttatacATTAACTCGCAGGACACTGAATATAGAAATTACCGAAATACTTTTGTTTCATACAGCATTTGGAGCACATATAAGTCTAGAAAAAGTTCACTTTATCTTCAATGACACTCAATAAACACCGGAAATACAACCAGCCTGCAGTTCTCACATCAGTGCTTTTTGCATGTCGATCGCTTTGCTACGGTGCGATCACTCGCGATCTTGCCTTGCGATCATCGAATTAGGAACACTTCTTACGCTTCCTAACAGCAT
The DNA window shown above is from Dermacentor silvarum isolate Dsil-2018 chromosome 1, BIME_Dsil_1.4, whole genome shotgun sequence and carries:
- the LOC125943339 gene encoding uncharacterized protein LOC125943339, translated to MYCAQGTYHPVLVKSWRDYDNQFCSENSDPALLGATQYYVLLELEFGGTPLECAKMLIMQFESVFLQLACSLAVAEVELQFEHRDLHCGNVLVNTTQQEFAEFLLRGRRVQVRTAGVKASVIDFTLSRTLIGMDATAATLSERFYTGLIFAVPRCFRPKRPTSDLDFATACRVLPVLARP